In the genome of Streptomyces sp. V2I9, one region contains:
- a CDS encoding acetate kinase yields MTDTAPAPDHESTAAPVEPHRVLVLNSGSSSVKYQLLDMRDRSRLASGLVERIGEETSRLVHTPSGGTETRERTGRIADHDEALKAAAEELAADGLGLDSPELAAIGHRVVHGGLRFSEPTLITDEVLKEIERLVPVAPLHNPANITGIRTARALRPDLPQVAVFDTAFHRTMPESAARYAIDVETADAHRIRRYGFHGTSHAYVSRKTAELLGRAPEEVNVIVLHLGNGASVSAVAGGRCVDTSMGLTPLEGLVMGTRSGDIDPAVTFHLMRVAGMSADEVDVLLNKRSGLVGLCGDNDMRVIRRRIDEGDERAALAFDIYVHRLKKYIGAYTAVLGRVDAVAFTAGVGENAAPVREAAIAGLEELGMAVDAGLNAVRSGEPRLISPEYARVAVAVVPTDEELEIADQTYALVEGS; encoded by the coding sequence ATGACGGACACCGCCCCCGCCCCCGATCACGAAAGCACGGCTGCCCCTGTGGAACCGCATCGCGTCCTCGTCCTCAACTCCGGCTCCTCGTCGGTGAAGTACCAGCTCCTCGACATGCGGGACCGCTCCCGGCTCGCCTCGGGCCTGGTCGAGCGGATCGGCGAGGAGACCTCGCGGCTGGTGCACACGCCGTCGGGCGGGACGGAGACCAGGGAGCGTACGGGCCGGATCGCCGACCACGACGAGGCGCTGAAGGCGGCGGCCGAGGAGCTGGCGGCGGACGGACTCGGCCTGGACTCCCCCGAACTCGCCGCGATCGGGCACCGGGTGGTGCACGGCGGGCTGCGGTTCAGCGAGCCGACGCTGATCACCGACGAGGTGCTGAAGGAGATCGAGCGCCTGGTACCGGTCGCGCCGCTGCACAACCCGGCCAACATCACCGGCATCCGTACGGCGCGGGCGCTGCGGCCGGACCTGCCGCAGGTCGCGGTGTTCGACACGGCGTTCCACCGGACGATGCCGGAGTCGGCCGCGCGGTACGCGATCGACGTGGAGACCGCCGACGCGCACCGCATCCGCCGCTACGGCTTCCACGGCACCTCGCACGCGTACGTCTCGCGGAAGACGGCCGAGCTGCTGGGCAGGGCGCCGGAGGAGGTGAACGTGATCGTGCTGCACCTGGGCAACGGGGCGTCCGTCTCGGCGGTCGCGGGCGGCCGGTGCGTGGACACCTCCATGGGGCTGACCCCCTTGGAGGGGCTCGTGATGGGTACGCGCTCGGGGGACATCGATCCGGCGGTCACCTTCCACCTGATGCGGGTGGCGGGCATGTCGGCCGACGAGGTCGACGTCCTGCTGAACAAGAGGAGCGGGCTGGTCGGCCTGTGCGGCGACAACGACATGCGGGTGATCCGCCGCCGGATCGACGAGGGCGACGAGCGGGCGGCGCTGGCCTTCGACATCTACGTGCACCGGCTGAAGAAGTACATCGGCGCCTATACGGCGGTGCTCGGCCGGGTGGACGCGGTGGCGTTCACGGCGGGGGTCGGTGAGAACGCGGCCCCGGTGCGGGAAGCTGCCATCGCGGGCCTGGAGGAGCTGGGCATGGCGGTGGACGCCGGGCTCAACGCCGTACGGTCCGGGGAGCCGCGGCTGATCTCGCCGGAGTACGCGCGGGTGGCGGTGGCCGTGGTGCCGACGGACGAGGAGCTGGAGATCGCCGACCAGACGTACGCGCTCGTCGAGGGGTCGTGA
- a CDS encoding DUF6230 family protein, which translates to MSSQVRGGTRWKRFALVMVPSVVATAAVGVGLAQGALAASFAVSGQSFKVSTDRLEGDDFVQYGSVAVGKDLEGKEAAHAVAVSGFSRAKITNMCQSVVTPKVPFINKSVSLELNAGTNPKKPVRATNLYLDVSELDADASFRNIDIGVAAGSLAKKNKPGSIGIQPGTQANGAGFAQRADKAVLTDVKQTAWATTAGTFKLSDLKLRLHTGVKECF; encoded by the coding sequence ATGAGTTCCCAGGTTCGCGGTGGGACGAGATGGAAGCGGTTCGCTCTGGTCATGGTGCCGAGCGTCGTCGCCACGGCGGCGGTGGGCGTCGGCCTCGCGCAGGGCGCGCTCGCCGCGTCCTTCGCGGTCTCCGGCCAGAGCTTTAAGGTCAGCACCGACAGGCTCGAGGGCGACGACTTCGTCCAGTACGGCAGTGTCGCGGTCGGTAAGGACCTCGAAGGCAAGGAAGCGGCGCACGCTGTCGCGGTGTCGGGTTTCAGCCGCGCGAAGATCACCAACATGTGCCAGTCGGTGGTCACGCCGAAGGTCCCGTTCATCAACAAGAGCGTCAGCCTGGAGCTGAATGCCGGTACCAACCCGAAGAAGCCGGTGAGGGCGACCAACCTCTACCTGGACGTCTCCGAGCTGGACGCCGACGCCTCCTTCCGCAACATCGACATCGGTGTCGCGGCCGGCTCGCTGGCGAAGAAGAACAAGCCGGGCAGCATCGGCATCCAGCCCGGTACGCAGGCGAACGGTGCGGGCTTCGCGCAGCGGGCCGACAAGGCCGTGCTGACCGACGTGAAGCAGACGGCATGGGCGACCACCGCCGGCACCTTCAAGCTCAGTGACCTGAAGCTGAGGCTGCACACGGGCGTCAAGGAGTGCTTCTAG
- the pta gene encoding phosphate acetyltransferase: MARSVYVTGIDRGDGRQVVELGVMELLTRQVDRVGVFRPLVHDGPDRLYELLRARYRLSQSPASVYGLDYHEASAVQAEKGTDELVSQLVERFHRVAREYEAVLVLGSDFAATQLPDELALNARLANEFGASVIAVVGGKGQTAESVRAETRNAYRAYAGLGCDVLAMVVNRVAAEDRTAIAERLAARLPVPVSVLPDDPALSAPTVAQITAALDGTVLLGDDSGLARDALDFVFGGAMLPNLLNALTPGCLVVTPGDRADLVVGSLAAHSAGTPPIAGVLLTLDERPGEEILTLAARLAPGTPVVSVAGGSFPTAAELFTLEGKLNAATPRKAETALGLFERHVDTGALLERISVARSERVTPMMFEHELLEQARSDRKRVVLPEGTEERVLRAADVLTRRDVCDLTLLGDVDVIRKKAADLGIDLARAQLIDPHTSELRQTFAERYAELRAHRGVTVELAYDVVADVNYFGTLMVREGLADGMVSGSVHSTAATIRPAFEIIKTKPDASIVSSVFFMCLADKVLVYGDCAVNPDPDAEQLADIAVQSAATAARFGVEPRVAMLSYSTGTSGSGADVDKVREATERVRAERPDLRVEGPIQYDAAVEPTVAATKLPDSEVAGRASVLIFPDLNTGNNTYKAVQRSAGAVAVGPVLQGLRKPVNDLSRGALVQDIVNTVAITAIQAQGEERPA, translated from the coding sequence GTGGCGCGGAGCGTGTATGTGACCGGGATCGACCGGGGGGACGGCCGGCAGGTCGTCGAGCTGGGAGTCATGGAGCTTCTGACGCGTCAGGTGGACCGGGTCGGGGTCTTCCGCCCGCTGGTCCACGACGGGCCCGACCGGCTCTACGAGCTGCTGCGGGCCCGCTACCGGCTCTCCCAGAGCCCGGCCTCGGTCTACGGCCTGGACTACCACGAGGCGTCCGCCGTACAGGCGGAGAAGGGCACCGACGAGCTGGTCTCGCAGCTGGTCGAGCGCTTCCACCGGGTGGCCAGGGAGTACGAGGCGGTCCTCGTCCTCGGCAGCGACTTCGCCGCCACCCAGCTCCCCGACGAGCTGGCGCTCAACGCCCGGCTGGCCAACGAGTTCGGGGCCTCGGTGATCGCGGTGGTCGGCGGCAAGGGCCAGACCGCGGAGTCGGTCCGGGCCGAGACCCGCAACGCCTACCGCGCCTACGCGGGGCTGGGCTGCGACGTGCTGGCCATGGTGGTCAACCGGGTCGCCGCCGAGGACCGCACGGCGATAGCGGAGCGGCTCGCGGCCCGGCTGCCGGTCCCCGTCTCCGTGCTGCCGGACGATCCGGCGCTCTCGGCGCCCACGGTCGCCCAGATCACCGCGGCGCTGGACGGCACGGTGCTGCTCGGCGACGACTCGGGGCTGGCGCGCGACGCGCTGGACTTCGTGTTCGGCGGGGCGATGCTGCCGAACCTGCTGAACGCCCTGACGCCCGGCTGCCTGGTGGTCACCCCCGGGGACCGGGCGGACCTGGTGGTGGGTTCGCTGGCCGCGCACAGCGCGGGCACCCCGCCCATCGCGGGCGTGCTGCTGACCCTGGACGAGCGGCCCGGCGAGGAGATACTCACGCTGGCCGCGCGGCTCGCACCGGGGACCCCGGTCGTGTCGGTGGCCGGCGGCTCCTTCCCCACGGCGGCCGAACTCTTCACGCTCGAAGGCAAGTTGAACGCGGCGACCCCGCGCAAGGCGGAGACCGCCCTCGGCCTGTTCGAGCGCCATGTGGACACCGGCGCCCTGCTGGAGCGGATCTCGGTGGCCCGCAGCGAGCGCGTCACGCCGATGATGTTCGAACACGAGCTGCTGGAGCAGGCCCGCTCCGACCGCAAACGCGTGGTGCTGCCGGAAGGCACGGAGGAGCGGGTGCTGCGCGCCGCCGACGTGCTGACGCGCCGCGACGTCTGCGATCTCACCCTCCTCGGCGACGTGGACGTGATCCGCAAGAAGGCCGCCGACCTCGGGATCGACCTCGCGCGGGCTCAGCTGATCGACCCGCACACCTCGGAGCTGCGGCAGACGTTCGCCGAGCGGTACGCCGAGCTGCGCGCGCACCGCGGGGTGACGGTGGAGCTGGCGTACGACGTGGTGGCGGACGTGAACTACTTCGGCACGCTGATGGTGCGGGAGGGGCTGGCCGACGGGATGGTGTCGGGGTCGGTGCACTCCACGGCCGCCACGATCCGCCCGGCGTTCGAGATCATCAAGACCAAGCCGGACGCGTCGATCGTCTCGTCCGTCTTCTTCATGTGCCTGGCCGACAAGGTCCTCGTGTACGGCGACTGCGCGGTGAACCCGGACCCGGACGCCGAGCAGCTCGCGGACATCGCGGTGCAGTCGGCGGCGACGGCGGCCCGCTTCGGCGTGGAGCCCCGGGTGGCGATGCTGTCGTACTCGACCGGGACCTCGGGCTCCGGCGCGGACGTCGACAAGGTGCGCGAGGCCACCGAGCGGGTGCGGGCCGAGCGTCCGGACCTGCGGGTGGAGGGGCCGATCCAGTACGACGCGGCGGTCGAGCCGACCGTCGCGGCGACGAAACTGCCGGACTCGGAGGTGGCGGGCCGGGCGAGCGTGCTGATCTTCCCGGACCTGAACACCGGCAACAACACCTACAAGGCCGTGCAGCGCTCGGCGGGAGCGGTGGCGGTCGGTCCGGTGCTCCAGGGCCTGCGCAAGCCGGTCAACGACCTCTCGCGCGGCGCGCTCGTCCAGGACATCGTCAACACCGTGGCCATCACGGCGATCCAGGCCCAGGGCGAGGAGCGCCCCGCATGA
- a CDS encoding response regulator, translating to MIRVLVVEDDPVAADAHQMYVERVEGFTVTAVAHTRAAAVRALERTPVDLLLLDLYLPDGHGLGLLRSLRASGHGADVIAVTSARDLAVVREGVSLGVVQYVLKPFTYPTLRDRLVRYAEFRGAAGEASGQEEVDRALGALRVAQPAALPKGLSGPTLEAVTRVLKEAPEGVTAAAAGESVGISRITARRYLEHLVAVGSAARRPHYGQVGRPELHYRWLVAGR from the coding sequence GTGATCCGGGTGCTGGTGGTGGAGGACGATCCGGTGGCGGCCGACGCCCACCAGATGTACGTGGAGCGGGTGGAGGGCTTCACGGTGACGGCGGTGGCGCACACCAGGGCGGCGGCGGTGCGGGCGCTGGAGCGGACCCCGGTGGACCTGCTGCTGCTCGACCTCTACCTTCCCGACGGGCACGGGCTCGGGCTGCTGCGCTCGCTGCGGGCGTCCGGCCACGGGGCGGATGTGATCGCGGTGACCTCGGCGCGGGACCTGGCGGTGGTGCGGGAGGGGGTGTCGCTGGGCGTCGTGCAGTACGTGCTGAAGCCGTTCACGTACCCCACGCTGCGGGACCGGCTGGTGCGGTACGCGGAGTTCCGGGGGGCCGCCGGGGAGGCGAGCGGGCAGGAGGAGGTGGACCGGGCCCTGGGCGCGCTGCGGGTCGCGCAGCCCGCCGCGCTGCCCAAGGGGCTCAGCGGGCCGACGCTGGAAGCGGTGACGCGGGTGCTGAAGGAGGCCCCGGAAGGGGTGACGGCGGCCGCCGCCGGGGAGTCGGTGGGCATCTCCCGGATCACGGCCCGGCGGTATCTGGAGCATCTGGTGGCCGTCGGCAGCGCGGCGAGGCGTCCGCATTACGGGCAGGTCGGCAGACCGGAGCTGCACTACCGCTGGCTGGTCGCCGGGCGCTGA
- a CDS encoding TetR/AcrR family transcriptional regulator, giving the protein MSDSDPRATRTGRPRSPAADAAILEATRASLVDLGWSKLTMGDVAARAGVAKTTLYRRWAGKNELVVDAVAVLFDELELPDLGSLADDVQGVVLQFAALLERPETRTALMAVVAESTRDESLRMRIRDSIVERQKRLVLEGRRRAQRRGELPVETDAVAADRTADLIFDVIAGAVVHRMLVSAGPVDADWARQFTLLLLSGLGPGARERRPGS; this is encoded by the coding sequence ATGAGCGACAGCGACCCCCGAGCCACCCGAACAGGCCGACCGCGGAGCCCTGCGGCCGACGCCGCGATCCTTGAGGCCACGCGGGCGTCCCTGGTCGATCTGGGCTGGTCGAAGCTGACGATGGGGGATGTGGCGGCCCGCGCCGGCGTCGCCAAGACGACTCTCTACCGGCGCTGGGCGGGCAAGAACGAGCTGGTCGTGGACGCGGTCGCGGTCCTGTTCGACGAGCTGGAGCTGCCGGACCTGGGCAGCCTGGCCGACGACGTCCAGGGCGTGGTGCTCCAGTTCGCCGCCCTGCTGGAACGGCCGGAGACCCGCACCGCCCTGATGGCGGTGGTCGCGGAGTCCACGCGGGACGAATCGCTGCGGATGCGCATCCGGGACTCGATCGTGGAACGGCAGAAGCGGCTGGTGCTCGAAGGACGGCGGCGGGCGCAGCGGCGTGGCGAACTGCCGGTCGAGACCGACGCGGTGGCGGCGGACCGGACCGCCGACCTGATCTTCGACGTGATCGCGGGTGCGGTGGTGCACCGGATGCTGGTGAGCGCCGGGCCCGTCGACGCCGACTGGGCCCGGCAGTTCACCCTGCTGCTGCTGTCAGGGCTGGGGCCGGGAGCGAGGGAACGGCGCCCCGGGAGCTGA
- a CDS encoding RNase A-like domain-containing protein, translating into MNVDANEAFRLAKTKGKPNGVWTNADIAQQAVDRVVSDYFYPRGVRNNAAFARLESWRRSAGPGDYFTISGKWDAYPSLGKAYHPDGSTITTAGNEVTVLFKKWSHKGRGGFVVYTAYPI; encoded by the coding sequence GTGAACGTTGACGCGAACGAGGCGTTTCGCCTCGCCAAGACGAAGGGGAAGCCCAACGGCGTTTGGACGAACGCGGACATCGCCCAGCAGGCGGTGGACCGGGTCGTGTCCGACTACTTCTACCCGAGAGGGGTCAGGAACAACGCCGCCTTCGCCCGGCTGGAGAGCTGGCGGCGTTCGGCGGGGCCGGGCGACTACTTCACCATCTCGGGGAAATGGGACGCATATCCTTCGCTGGGCAAGGCATACCATCCCGACGGCAGCACCATCACGACGGCCGGCAACGAGGTGACGGTCCTCTTCAAGAAGTGGTCCCACAAGGGACGCGGTGGCTTCGTCGTCTACACGGCCTACCCGATCTGA
- a CDS encoding ATP-dependent 6-phosphofructokinase has product MRIGILTAGGDCPGLNAVIRSVVHRAVVGHGDEVIGFEDGFKGLLDGHYRPLDLNAVSGILARGGTILGSARLERDRLREAAENCAELSRRYGIDALIPIGGEGTLTAARMLADAGMPVVGVPKTIDNDISSTDRTFGFDTAVGVATEAIDRLKTTAESHQRVMVVEVMGRHAGWIALESGMAGGAHGICLPERPFQVDDLVKMVEERFARGKKFAVICVAEGAHPAEGSMPYAKGEIDQYGHERFQGIGNRLAIELETRLGKEARPVILGHVQRGGTPTAYDRVLATRFGWHAVEAVHRGEFGRMTALRGNDIAMVPLAEAITQLKRVPAERMYEAESVF; this is encoded by the coding sequence ATGCGCATCGGAATTCTCACCGCGGGCGGCGACTGCCCCGGCCTGAACGCAGTGATCCGGTCGGTCGTCCACCGTGCCGTCGTGGGTCACGGCGACGAGGTCATCGGCTTCGAGGACGGCTTCAAGGGGCTGCTCGACGGCCACTACCGGCCCCTCGACCTCAACGCGGTCAGCGGCATCCTCGCCCGTGGCGGCACCATCCTCGGCTCGGCCCGGCTGGAGCGCGACCGGCTCCGCGAGGCCGCCGAGAACTGCGCGGAGCTGTCCCGCCGTTACGGCATCGACGCGCTCATCCCGATCGGCGGGGAGGGCACGCTCACCGCTGCCCGGATGCTCGCGGACGCCGGCATGCCCGTCGTCGGCGTCCCGAAGACCATCGACAACGACATCTCCTCCACCGACCGCACGTTCGGATTCGACACGGCGGTGGGCGTTGCGACCGAGGCCATAGACCGTCTGAAGACCACCGCCGAGTCCCACCAGCGCGTGATGGTCGTCGAGGTCATGGGCCGGCACGCCGGGTGGATCGCGCTGGAGTCCGGAATGGCCGGCGGCGCCCACGGGATCTGCCTGCCGGAGCGCCCCTTCCAGGTCGACGACCTGGTCAAGATGGTCGAGGAACGGTTCGCGCGCGGCAAGAAGTTCGCCGTCATCTGCGTCGCCGAGGGCGCGCACCCGGCCGAGGGCTCCATGCCGTACGCCAAGGGCGAGATCGACCAGTACGGCCACGAGCGCTTCCAGGGCATCGGCAACCGCCTCGCCATCGAGCTGGAGACCCGGCTGGGCAAGGAGGCCCGGCCGGTCATTCTCGGCCATGTCCAGCGCGGCGGCACGCCGACCGCGTACGACCGGGTGCTCGCCACCCGCTTCGGCTGGCACGCGGTGGAGGCCGTGCACCGCGGCGAGTTCGGCCGGATGACCGCCCTGCGCGGCAACGACATCGCCATGGTCCCGCTCGCCGAGGCCATCACCCAGCTGAAGCGGGTGCCCGCCGAGCGGATGTACGAGGCGGAGTCGGTCTTCTAG
- a CDS encoding DUF6114 domain-containing protein: MSPESTGQNEHFISVYRRRFRAWRGDRPFWAGLFTMVGGLPIAYFPYADLHLGNMTLAMSTTAGAGSLIIGILLITLGFTMWFHHIVRVFAGVAAILLALISIPVANIGGFVIGFLLSLFGGALSVSWVPGVPQQDGEASAQAGQSPVGERDPLAKDFSYEERPEGELLPTAVPQQQGAAFDTAVGSETGGHRAG, from the coding sequence ATGAGCCCCGAGTCCACAGGGCAGAACGAGCACTTCATCAGCGTCTACCGGCGACGCTTCCGCGCCTGGCGGGGCGACCGCCCGTTCTGGGCCGGTCTGTTCACCATGGTCGGTGGCCTTCCCATCGCCTACTTCCCGTACGCCGATCTGCACCTCGGCAATATGACGCTGGCGATGTCCACGACCGCCGGCGCCGGGTCCCTGATCATCGGAATCCTGCTGATCACCCTCGGTTTCACCATGTGGTTCCACCACATCGTCCGGGTGTTCGCGGGCGTCGCGGCCATCCTGCTGGCGCTGATCTCCATACCCGTCGCCAACATCGGCGGCTTCGTGATCGGGTTCCTGCTCTCCCTCTTCGGCGGAGCCCTGTCCGTTTCCTGGGTGCCCGGTGTGCCGCAGCAGGACGGCGAGGCGTCGGCGCAGGCCGGTCAGTCGCCGGTCGGCGAGCGGGACCCGCTGGCGAAGGACTTCTCGTACGAGGAGCGTCCCGAGGGCGAACTCCTGCCCACGGCCGTCCCGCAGCAGCAGGGCGCCGCCTTCGACACGGCGGTCGGCTCCGAAACCGGGGGGCACCGTGCGGGGTGA
- the pyk gene encoding pyruvate kinase translates to MRRSKIVCTLGPAVDSHEQLVALIEAGMSVARFNFSHGSHEEHQGRYDRVRKAAAETGRAVGVLADLQGPKIRLAKFAEGPVELVRGDEFTITSEDVPGDKSICGTTYKGLPGDVVKGDPILINDGNVELKVVAVEGPRVRTIVIEGGVISDHKGINLPGAAVNVPALSGKDVEDLRFALRMGCDLVALSFVRDADDVKDVHKVMDEEGRRVPVIAKVEKPQAVEHMEGVVAAFDGVMVARGDLAVEYPLEKVPMVQKRLVELCRRNAKPVIVATQMMESMITNSRPTRAEASDVANAILDGADAVMLSAESSVGAYPIETVKTMAKIVTAAEEELLSKGLQPLVPGKKPRTQGGSVARAACEIADFLNGKALVAFTQSGDTARRLSRYRTAQPILAFTTDENTRNQLALSWGVESYVVPHVDNTDAMVDLVDAELLKLNRYNDGDTMVITAGSPPGVPGTTNMVRVHHLGGGERD, encoded by the coding sequence ATGCGCCGTTCCAAAATCGTCTGCACCCTCGGTCCCGCCGTCGACTCCCACGAGCAGCTCGTCGCTCTGATCGAGGCGGGCATGAGCGTGGCCCGTTTCAACTTCAGCCACGGCTCCCACGAGGAACACCAGGGCCGTTACGACCGCGTCCGCAAGGCCGCCGCCGAGACCGGCCGCGCGGTGGGCGTGCTCGCCGACCTCCAGGGCCCGAAGATCCGGCTGGCCAAGTTCGCCGAGGGCCCGGTCGAACTGGTCCGCGGTGACGAGTTCACCATCACCTCCGAGGACGTCCCCGGCGACAAGTCGATCTGCGGCACCACCTACAAGGGCCTGCCGGGCGATGTCGTCAAGGGCGACCCGATCCTGATCAACGACGGCAACGTCGAGCTGAAGGTCGTCGCGGTCGAGGGCCCCCGGGTACGGACCATCGTCATCGAGGGCGGTGTCATCTCCGACCACAAGGGCATCAACCTGCCCGGCGCGGCGGTCAACGTCCCGGCCCTGTCCGGGAAGGACGTCGAGGACCTGCGCTTCGCGCTGCGGATGGGCTGCGACCTGGTCGCCCTCTCCTTCGTCCGGGACGCCGACGACGTCAAGGACGTGCACAAGGTGATGGACGAGGAGGGCCGCCGGGTCCCCGTCATCGCCAAGGTGGAGAAGCCGCAGGCGGTCGAGCACATGGAGGGCGTCGTCGCGGCGTTCGACGGGGTGATGGTGGCCCGTGGCGACCTGGCGGTCGAGTACCCGCTGGAGAAGGTCCCGATGGTGCAGAAGCGCCTGGTGGAGCTGTGCCGCCGCAACGCCAAGCCGGTGATCGTGGCGACCCAGATGATGGAGTCGATGATCACCAACTCGCGGCCGACCCGCGCCGAGGCGTCCGACGTCGCCAACGCGATCCTGGACGGCGCGGACGCGGTCATGCTGTCGGCCGAGTCGTCGGTGGGCGCGTACCCGATCGAGACGGTCAAGACGATGGCGAAGATCGTCACCGCCGCCGAGGAGGAGCTGCTCTCCAAGGGCCTCCAGCCGCTGGTCCCCGGCAAGAAGCCCCGCACGCAGGGCGGTTCGGTGGCCCGCGCGGCCTGCGAGATCGCGGACTTCCTCAACGGCAAGGCCCTCGTCGCGTTCACCCAGTCCGGCGACACGGCCCGCCGCCTCTCGCGCTACCGCACGGCCCAGCCGATCCTGGCGTTCACCACCGACGAGAACACCCGCAACCAGCTCGCGCTGAGCTGGGGCGTCGAGTCGTACGTCGTCCCGCACGTGGACAACACCGACGCGATGGTCGACCTGGTCGACGCGGAGCTGCTGAAGCTGAACCGCTACAACGACGGCGACACGATGGTCATCACCGCCGGCTCGCCCCCCGGCGTCCCCGGCACCACCAACATGGTCCGGGTCCACCACCTGGGCGGCGGCGAGCGGGACTGA
- a CDS encoding helix-turn-helix transcriptional regulator, with product MDFYGGPVHPTPPFNAPAARRLREALGMAPGHVAYGLAAQYGLRISAETVIAWERGAALPAERELTALAGVLWCAPGELLAAAATLREHRVSRDLTVDDLARQLGMTGSAYQRMEESGRWRGNEKQSAALCRALGLTAAQFLTATGRDAELADLLTSAVTTRWQAYVRPVSKIVPMDRAHVQDVLEQLHTDYQALMVSTLSWSSTGQERSGASGDAGRAFLARVVEQFWRTAGV from the coding sequence ATGGACTTCTACGGTGGGCCCGTGCACCCCACCCCGCCCTTCAACGCCCCCGCCGCGCGCCGTCTCCGCGAGGCTCTGGGGATGGCCCCCGGCCATGTCGCCTACGGGCTCGCCGCCCAGTACGGACTCCGGATCAGCGCCGAGACGGTCATCGCCTGGGAGCGCGGCGCCGCGCTCCCGGCGGAGCGCGAGCTGACGGCCCTGGCCGGCGTCCTGTGGTGCGCTCCGGGCGAACTCCTGGCCGCCGCCGCCACGCTGCGCGAACACCGCGTGAGCCGGGACCTGACGGTGGACGACCTGGCCCGGCAGCTGGGGATGACCGGCTCCGCGTACCAGCGGATGGAGGAGTCGGGGCGCTGGCGGGGCAACGAGAAGCAGTCGGCCGCGCTGTGCCGGGCGCTGGGCCTGACGGCGGCGCAGTTCCTGACGGCGACCGGCCGCGACGCGGAGCTGGCGGACCTGCTGACCAGCGCGGTCACCACGCGCTGGCAGGCCTACGTCCGCCCGGTCTCCAAGATCGTCCCGATGGACCGGGCGCACGTGCAGGACGTGCTGGAGCAGTTGCACACCGACTACCAGGCCCTGATGGTCTCCACGCTGAGCTGGAGCAGCACCGGCCAGGAACGCTCCGGTGCGTCGGGCGACGCGGGCCGGGCGTTCCTGGCGCGGGTGGTGGAGCAGTTCTGGCGGACGGCCGGGGTGTGA
- a CDS encoding tetratricopeptide repeat protein, translating into MQPRNMSMSGVVDLAAVKAAGEAKAKAEQARAEAARTGGSGAVAPSALVIDVDEAGFERDVLQRSAEVPVVLDFWAEWCEPCKQLGPLLERLAVEYNGRFLLAKVDVDANQMLMQQFGIQGIPAVFAVVAGQVLPLFQGVAPEAQIRETLDQLIQVGEERFGLTGITVDPDAGAAGAAPAEAPAGPYDSLLEAAASALDANDFGGAIQAYKNVLTDDPANPEAKLGLAQAELLGRVQSMDPQAVRKAAADDPADVDAQIAAADLDLVGGHVEDAFGRLVEAVRRTAGDDRNTARLRLLELFEVIGPEDPRVTAARTALARVLF; encoded by the coding sequence ATGCAGCCTAGGAACATGTCCATGAGCGGCGTTGTCGACCTCGCCGCCGTCAAGGCGGCCGGTGAGGCCAAGGCCAAGGCGGAGCAGGCCCGCGCGGAGGCCGCCCGCACCGGTGGCTCCGGCGCCGTCGCGCCCTCCGCCCTGGTGATCGACGTCGATGAAGCCGGTTTCGAGCGCGATGTCCTCCAGCGCTCCGCCGAGGTCCCCGTCGTCCTCGACTTCTGGGCCGAGTGGTGTGAGCCGTGCAAGCAGCTCGGCCCCCTGCTGGAGCGCCTGGCCGTCGAGTACAACGGCCGCTTCCTGCTGGCCAAGGTCGATGTCGACGCCAACCAGATGCTGATGCAGCAGTTCGGCATCCAGGGCATTCCGGCCGTTTTCGCCGTCGTCGCCGGGCAGGTCCTCCCGCTCTTCCAGGGGGTGGCCCCCGAGGCCCAGATCCGCGAGACGCTGGACCAGCTGATCCAGGTCGGCGAGGAGCGCTTCGGGCTGACCGGGATCACGGTCGACCCGGACGCCGGTGCGGCGGGCGCCGCACCGGCCGAGGCGCCGGCCGGCCCGTACGACTCCCTGCTGGAGGCCGCCGCCTCCGCGCTGGACGCCAACGACTTCGGCGGCGCGATCCAGGCGTACAAGAACGTCCTCACCGACGATCCGGCCAACCCGGAGGCCAAGCTGGGCCTCGCCCAGGCGGAGCTGCTCGGCCGGGTCCAGAGCATGGACCCGCAGGCGGTCCGCAAGGCGGCCGCGGACGATCCGGCCGATGTGGACGCCCAGATCGCCGCCGCCGACCTCGACCTGGTCGGCGGTCACGTCGAGGACGCCTTCGGCCGGCTCGTCGAGGCGGTCCGCCGCACTGCGGGCGACGACCGGAACACCGCCCGGCTGCGGCTGCTGGAGCTGTTCGAGGTGATCGGCCCCGAGGACCCCCGCGTGACCGCCGCGCGCACCGCGCTCGCCCGCGTCCTGTTCTGA